A stretch of Lysinibacillus agricola DNA encodes these proteins:
- a CDS encoding acylphosphatase translates to MNKRALIKFFGDIYGTGYRFFIKQKAIELGLKGYCKLNDQEQIEVEVEGSKKAIDEFLVFVQKGVSPQADSNSFALELFDDLKGYVRMESDIV, encoded by the coding sequence TTGAACAAGCGAGCGCTAATTAAATTTTTCGGAGATATTTATGGGACAGGCTACCGTTTTTTCATTAAACAAAAAGCGATTGAACTAGGATTAAAAGGATATTGTAAACTAAATGATCAAGAACAAATTGAAGTTGAAGTAGAAGGATCAAAAAAAGCGATTGATGAATTCCTAGTATTTGTTCAAAAGGGTGTTAGCCCTCAAGCAGATTCCAATTCATTTGCATTAGAGCTTTTTGATGATTTAAAAGGC